In the Klebsiella aerogenes KCTC 2190 genome, one interval contains:
- a CDS encoding tyrosine-type DNA invertase yields MKNNSDIKKRNFLTQNEIESLLNAANSGPHAARNYCLTLLCFIHGFRASEICRLRISDIDLRSKCIYIHRLKKGFSTTHPLLNKEIQALKRWLDIRDEYPQSTSEWLFLSRKGNPLSRQQFYQIISASGDQAGLPLEIHPHMLRHSCGFALANMGIDTRLIQDYLGHRNIRHTVWYTASNAGRFYGIWDNSREKQRISLFQ; encoded by the coding sequence ATGAAGAATAATAGTGACATTAAAAAAAGGAACTTCCTGACTCAGAATGAAATCGAGTCATTACTCAATGCTGCCAATAGCGGACCTCATGCAGCTCGTAATTATTGCCTGACATTACTTTGTTTTATTCATGGCTTTCGTGCCAGCGAAATTTGTCGCCTGCGAATTTCAGATATTGACTTGCGTTCAAAATGTATTTACATCCATCGATTAAAAAAAGGTTTCTCAACCACTCATCCATTGCTGAATAAAGAGATCCAGGCGCTAAAGCGCTGGCTGGATATTCGTGATGAATATCCACAATCCACCAGCGAGTGGTTATTTTTATCGCGTAAGGGTAATCCTCTGTCGCGCCAACAGTTTTACCAGATCATTTCCGCCTCCGGCGATCAGGCAGGATTACCGCTGGAAATTCACCCGCACATGTTACGCCACTCCTGCGGCTTTGCGCTGGCTAATATGGGCATTGATACGCGACTTATCCAGGATTATCTCGGCCACCGCAACATTCGCCATACCGTCTGGTACACGGCCAGTAACGCCGGGCGCTTTTATGGTATCTGGGATAATTCCCGCGAGAAGCAAAGAATCTCGCTTTTCCAGTAA
- the fimA gene encoding type 1 fimbrial major subunit FimA, with translation MKIKTLAIVVLSALSLSSAAALADTTTVNGGTVHFKGEIVNAACAVDAGSIDQTVQLGQVRSAKLATAGSTSSAVGFNIQLDDCDTSVATKASVAFSGTAVDSTNTSVLALQSSAAGGATNVGVQILDKTGTPLGLDGATFSAATTLNDGTNIIPFQARYYATGAATAGTANADATFKVQYE, from the coding sequence ATGAAAATCAAAACACTGGCAATCGTTGTCCTGTCAGCTCTGTCCCTGAGCTCCGCGGCGGCCCTGGCCGATACCACCACGGTAAATGGCGGAACAGTGCATTTTAAAGGAGAAATCGTCAACGCAGCCTGTGCAGTCGATGCCGGTTCTATCGACCAGACCGTTCAGTTAGGCCAGGTTCGTTCGGCAAAACTGGCTACCGCGGGCAGCACCAGCTCCGCTGTAGGTTTCAACATTCAGTTAGACGACTGTGATACCTCTGTCGCCACCAAAGCCTCTGTCGCTTTCTCTGGTACCGCGGTTGACAGCACCAACACCAGCGTTCTGGCTCTGCAGAGCTCCGCTGCTGGCGGCGCGACCAACGTCGGCGTACAGATCCTCGACAAAACCGGCACTCCGCTGGGCCTGGATGGCGCTACCTTCAGCGCGGCCACCACGCTGAACGACGGCACCAACATCATTCCTTTCCAGGCGCGTTACTACGCCACTGGCGCGGCTACTGCCGGTACTGCTAACGCAGACGCCACCTTCAAAGTGCAATACGAGTAA
- a CDS encoding fimbrial protein yields the protein MQGVKTGLLMFLFPPLALAGNHWNVTVAGGNMRFQGVIIAESCRVEAGDQQMTVNMGQISSNRFHSAGEDANPVPFDIHLQDCSTAVSQHVGVSFRGVADGKNPDVLSVGEGPGIATGVGIALFDNEDQLIPLNSPPGAWRRLYTGPTTLHFVAKYRATGNQVTGGAANAQVWFSLTYQ from the coding sequence ATGCAAGGAGTGAAGACAGGTCTGCTGATGTTTCTGTTTCCGCCGCTGGCGCTGGCCGGCAACCACTGGAACGTCACGGTGGCTGGGGGAAACATGCGTTTTCAAGGCGTCATCATCGCTGAGTCCTGCCGTGTTGAAGCCGGCGACCAGCAGATGACCGTCAATATGGGGCAGATCAGCAGTAATCGCTTTCATTCAGCCGGGGAAGATGCCAACCCGGTGCCATTCGATATTCACCTTCAGGATTGCAGCACCGCAGTCAGCCAGCATGTCGGCGTGTCTTTTCGCGGCGTGGCCGATGGCAAAAATCCGGATGTGCTCTCGGTTGGCGAAGGACCGGGTATCGCCACCGGCGTCGGCATCGCGTTATTTGATAACGAAGATCAATTGATTCCGCTGAATAGCCCGCCGGGCGCCTGGCGGCGGCTGTATACCGGCCCCACCACGCTACATTTTGTAGCCAAATATCGGGCGACCGGCAATCAGGTCACCGGGGGAGCGGCAAACGCGCAAGTTTGGTTCTCTCTGACCTATCAGTAA
- a CDS encoding fimbria/pilus periplasmic chaperone — MTRGLLAGLLMIAASGYSAWAQAGVALGATRVIYPAGQKQVQLGVTNNDDSSTYLIQSWVENADGGKDGRFVITPPLFAMQGKKENTLRIIDATNKQLPQDRESLFWINVKAIPSMDKSKLSDNTLQLAIISRIKLYYRPAKLALPPDQAAEKLSFSRSGSSLTLTNPTPYYLTVTELNAGTRVLENALVPPMGKTSVKLPPDAGSNITYRTINDYGALTPKMTGVLR; from the coding sequence ATGACGCGCGGACTACTGGCGGGGTTATTGATGATAGCCGCAAGCGGTTACTCCGCCTGGGCTCAGGCCGGCGTTGCGCTCGGCGCCACGCGGGTTATCTATCCGGCCGGGCAAAAACAGGTGCAGTTAGGGGTGACCAATAATGATGACAGCAGCACCTATCTGATTCAGTCGTGGGTGGAAAACGCCGACGGCGGCAAAGATGGCCGCTTCGTGATTACGCCGCCGCTGTTCGCCATGCAGGGCAAAAAAGAGAATACCCTGCGCATCATTGACGCCACCAATAAACAACTGCCGCAGGATCGCGAAAGCCTGTTCTGGATTAACGTGAAAGCCATCCCGTCGATGGATAAATCCAAACTGAGCGACAACACCCTGCAGTTGGCGATTATCAGCCGCATCAAGCTCTATTACCGCCCGGCGAAGCTGGCGCTACCGCCGGATCAGGCGGCGGAAAAACTGAGCTTTAGCCGCAGCGGTTCGTCGTTAACGTTGACTAACCCTACCCCTTATTACCTGACCGTCACCGAACTTAACGCCGGCACCCGGGTGCTGGAAAACGCGCTGGTGCCGCCAATGGGTAAAACCTCCGTCAAGCTGCCGCCGGATGCCGGTAGCAACATTACTTATCGCACGATTAATGATTACGGCGCGCTGACCCCAAAAATGACTGGCGTGCTGCGTTAA
- a CDS encoding fimbrial biogenesis usher protein — MSHLKYGQDRFGSRSARLRPRAILAMAKFPVALCFVLQAGYAQAELYFNPRFLADDPAAVADLSGFENGQEVPPGTYRVDIYLNDGFMTTRDVTFNRGEKGHGLSPCLTRGQLAGMGVNTAAVNGMSALAADACVPLTELITDATTRFDVGQQRLYLTVPQAFMGNRARGYIPPEMWDDGINAGLLNYNFTGNNVHNDTGGSSNYAYLNLQSGLNLGAWRLRDNTTWSYSSGGSSSSNENKWQHVNTWLERDITPLRSRLTLGDSYTNGDIFDGINFRGAQLASDDNMLPDSQKGFAPVIHGIARGTAQVSIKQNGYEIYQSTVPPGPFTINDLYAAGNGGDLQVTIKENDGTSQVFSVPWSTVPVLQREGHTRYALTAGEYRSGNDQQEEPKFFQSTVLHGLPAGWTLYGGTQLADRYRAFNLGVGKNMGDFGAVSLDVTQANATLPDDSDHQGQSIRFLYNKSLSDVGTNIQLVGYRYSTKGYYSFADTTYRRMSGYDVETQDGVIQVKPKFTDYYNLAYNKRGKVQLSVTQQLGRTATLYLSGSHQTYWSTGKADQQLQAGLNAAVDDINWTLSYSLTKNAWQQGRDQMLAVNVNIPFSHWLRSDSKSVWRHASASYSMSHDLDGRMTNLAGLYGTLLEDNNLSYSVQTGYASGGEGDSSGTGYAALNYRGGYGNANVGYSRSDGFKQLYYGVSGGVLAHANGVTLSQPLNDTVVLVKAPGAGDVKVENQTGVRTDWRGYAVLPYATEYRENRVALDTNTLADNVDLDDAVVSVVPTHGAIVRADFKAHVGVKLLMTLTHNGKPVPFGAMVTSGSNQSGSIVADNGQVYLSGMPLAGSVQVKWGEGADASCMASYRLPEESQRQALSQLSAECR; from the coding sequence ATGTCACATCTCAAATATGGACAGGACCGTTTTGGTTCCCGCAGCGCGAGGCTCCGCCCACGCGCTATTTTGGCCATGGCGAAATTTCCCGTGGCGCTCTGTTTTGTCCTGCAGGCGGGCTACGCGCAGGCTGAACTCTATTTTAACCCGCGTTTTTTAGCTGACGATCCTGCGGCGGTGGCCGATCTTTCCGGTTTCGAAAACGGGCAAGAGGTGCCGCCCGGCACCTACCGCGTCGATATTTACCTTAACGACGGCTTTATGACCACTCGCGATGTCACTTTTAACCGCGGCGAAAAAGGCCATGGTCTAAGCCCGTGCCTGACCCGCGGCCAACTGGCGGGCATGGGGGTCAATACCGCGGCGGTGAACGGGATGAGCGCCCTCGCCGCCGACGCCTGCGTGCCGCTGACCGAACTTATCACTGATGCCACGACGCGCTTCGATGTCGGCCAGCAGCGCCTGTACCTCACCGTGCCGCAGGCTTTTATGGGCAACCGCGCGCGCGGCTATATTCCGCCAGAAATGTGGGATGACGGCATCAACGCTGGGCTGCTGAACTACAACTTCACCGGTAACAACGTCCATAACGATACCGGCGGCAGCAGCAACTACGCTTATTTAAACCTGCAAAGCGGCCTCAATCTCGGTGCCTGGCGGCTGCGTGATAACACCACCTGGAGCTACAGCAGCGGCGGCAGCAGTTCCAGCAATGAGAACAAATGGCAACACGTCAACACCTGGCTTGAGCGCGACATCACACCGCTACGCTCGCGCCTGACCCTCGGCGATAGCTACACCAACGGCGATATTTTCGACGGCATAAACTTCCGCGGCGCCCAGCTGGCGAGCGATGACAACATGCTGCCGGATAGCCAGAAGGGCTTTGCGCCGGTGATCCATGGCATAGCCCGCGGCACCGCGCAGGTGTCGATCAAACAAAACGGCTATGAGATTTACCAGAGCACGGTCCCGCCGGGCCCGTTCACCATTAACGATCTCTATGCCGCAGGAAACGGCGGCGATCTGCAGGTGACGATTAAAGAAAACGACGGCACCAGCCAGGTCTTCAGCGTGCCGTGGTCAACGGTGCCGGTACTGCAGCGCGAAGGGCACACCCGGTACGCGCTGACCGCTGGCGAATATCGCAGCGGCAACGATCAGCAAGAAGAGCCGAAGTTCTTTCAGAGTACCGTGTTACACGGTCTGCCTGCGGGCTGGACGCTATATGGCGGTACGCAGCTCGCCGACCGCTACCGCGCCTTTAATCTCGGCGTGGGGAAAAATATGGGCGATTTCGGCGCCGTGTCGCTGGATGTCACCCAGGCCAATGCCACCCTACCCGACGACAGCGATCATCAGGGGCAGTCAATTCGCTTCCTCTATAACAAGTCGCTGAGCGATGTCGGCACCAATATCCAGCTGGTGGGCTATCGCTACTCTACTAAAGGTTATTACAGCTTTGCCGATACTACCTACCGCCGGATGAGCGGTTACGACGTAGAGACCCAGGATGGCGTAATCCAGGTGAAGCCGAAATTCACCGATTACTACAACCTCGCCTACAACAAGCGCGGCAAAGTGCAGCTAAGCGTCACCCAACAGTTGGGGCGTACCGCCACGCTCTATCTGAGCGGCAGCCATCAGACCTACTGGTCGACCGGCAAGGCGGACCAGCAGCTGCAGGCCGGGCTCAACGCGGCGGTGGACGACATCAACTGGACGCTGAGCTACAGCCTGACCAAAAACGCCTGGCAGCAGGGCCGCGACCAGATGCTGGCGGTCAACGTCAATATTCCGTTCAGCCACTGGCTGCGTTCCGACAGCAAATCGGTATGGCGGCACGCCAGCGCCAGCTACAGCATGTCGCACGATCTTGATGGTCGGATGACCAATCTGGCGGGACTTTACGGCACCCTGCTGGAAGACAATAACCTGAGCTATAGCGTGCAGACCGGCTACGCCAGCGGCGGCGAAGGCGATAGCAGCGGCACCGGCTACGCGGCGCTGAACTATCGCGGCGGCTACGGCAACGCCAATGTCGGCTACAGCCGCAGCGACGGTTTCAAACAGCTCTACTACGGCGTCAGCGGCGGTGTGCTGGCCCACGCTAACGGCGTGACCCTGAGCCAGCCGCTGAATGACACGGTGGTGCTGGTGAAAGCGCCCGGTGCCGGTGATGTCAAAGTGGAAAACCAGACCGGGGTGCGTACCGACTGGCGCGGCTATGCGGTGCTGCCTTACGCCACCGAATATCGCGAAAACCGGGTGGCGCTGGATACCAATACCCTTGCCGATAACGTCGATCTCGATGACGCGGTGGTCAGCGTTGTCCCTACCCACGGCGCTATCGTACGGGCGGACTTCAAAGCCCACGTCGGGGTCAAGTTACTAATGACGTTGACCCATAACGGCAAACCAGTGCCGTTTGGCGCGATGGTCACCTCTGGCAGCAATCAGAGCGGCAGTATCGTGGCCGATAACGGCCAGGTCTACCTGAGCGGGATGCCGCTCGCCGGCAGCGTACAGGTGAAATGGGGCGAAGGCGCGGACGCCAGCTGTATGGCCAGCTACCGCCTGCCGGAAGAGAGTCAGCGGCAGGCGCTGAGCCAGCTATCGGCAGAGTGCCGTTAA
- a CDS encoding fimbrial protein, which translates to MKKPLNLFGAVLTLVCANAFAADSTITISGYVRDNACAVATESKEFTVDLMDNAAKQFNAVGATTPLVPFRIVLSPCGSSVTAVKVGFNGTPDSDNNDLLKIDGGASAAAGMAVQILNGQQTMLPVNAPSSSIAWTTLTPGQTNTLGFYARLMATRVPVTAGHVYATATFTLEFQ; encoded by the coding sequence ATGAAAAAACCACTTAACCTGTTTGGCGCCGTCCTGACGCTGGTCTGCGCCAACGCCTTTGCGGCGGACAGCACCATCACCATCAGCGGCTACGTGCGCGACAACGCCTGCGCGGTGGCCACCGAATCGAAAGAGTTTACCGTCGATCTGATGGACAACGCCGCGAAGCAGTTTAACGCCGTCGGCGCGACCACGCCGCTGGTGCCGTTTCGCATCGTGCTGTCGCCCTGCGGCAGCTCGGTGACGGCGGTCAAAGTCGGCTTTAACGGCACCCCGGATAGCGACAATAACGACCTGTTAAAAATCGACGGCGGCGCCTCTGCGGCGGCGGGGATGGCGGTGCAGATCCTCAACGGCCAGCAGACGATGCTGCCGGTCAACGCGCCCTCTTCGTCGATCGCCTGGACCACCTTAACGCCGGGGCAGACCAACACCCTCGGTTTTTACGCCCGGCTGATGGCAACCCGCGTACCGGTGACCGCCGGTCACGTCTACGCCACCGCCACCTTTACCCTTGAATTCCAGTAA
- a CDS encoding fimbrial protein: MKAHYAGWLLAGALALNIIPLHAADITITVNGKVVAKPCTVSTTNASVDLGDLYTFSLVSAGSASAWHSTALDLSNCPVGTSRVVATFSGTADSTGYYKNQGTAGNIQLELQDDSGTTLNNGAQKSVQVDESSQSARFPLQVRALSVNGGATQGTIQAVISVTYTYA, from the coding sequence ATGAAAGCACACTACGCAGGATGGCTTCTGGCAGGCGCGCTGGCGTTAAACATTATCCCACTGCATGCCGCCGACATCACCATCACGGTGAACGGCAAAGTGGTGGCCAAACCGTGTACGGTCTCCACCACTAACGCCAGCGTCGACCTCGGCGATCTTTATACCTTCAGCCTGGTATCGGCGGGTTCCGCTTCGGCCTGGCACAGCACCGCGCTGGATTTAAGCAACTGCCCGGTCGGCACGTCACGCGTCGTCGCCACCTTTAGCGGCACCGCGGACAGCACCGGCTATTACAAGAATCAGGGTACCGCAGGAAATATCCAGCTCGAACTACAGGACGACAGCGGCACCACGCTCAATAACGGGGCGCAAAAGTCGGTTCAGGTCGACGAAAGCTCGCAGTCGGCGCGTTTTCCGCTGCAGGTTCGGGCCCTGTCGGTTAACGGCGGCGCCACCCAGGGAACCATTCAGGCGGTGATTAGCGTCACCTATACCTACGCCTGA
- a CDS encoding fimbrial protein → MKKIIALFTALLLMGWSLDVAAFTCKVADTGQTMTSGAANVYVNLTPSIGVGQNLVVDLSSSIVCKNDSSGGSIIDYINLTSGSAFGGALEAFTGSIYWAGNTYPLPMNSNSSVYIITHTDYRGLPLRMYLTATGAAGGVVINSGELIARLNMHKVASDGNPRDFTWNIYANNNVVVPTGGCDVSARDVTVTLPDYPGSMAVPVTVHCAQNQNLAYYLTGTTADSANSIFRNTASASPAQGIGVQLTRNGTAVPANSNVSLGTVGTSPVNLGLTATYARTSGQVTAGNVQSIIGVTFVYQ, encoded by the coding sequence ATGAAAAAAATCATCGCTCTGTTTACCGCCCTGCTGCTGATGGGCTGGTCGCTGGACGTCGCGGCATTCACCTGTAAAGTTGCCGACACCGGGCAAACTATGACTTCAGGCGCGGCGAATGTTTACGTCAACTTAACGCCCTCTATTGGCGTCGGCCAAAACCTGGTTGTCGATTTATCTTCTTCCATCGTCTGTAAAAATGACTCCAGCGGCGGCTCCATTATTGACTATATCAACCTCACCAGTGGCTCAGCATTCGGTGGCGCGCTGGAGGCATTTACCGGGAGCATTTATTGGGCAGGCAATACTTACCCATTACCGATGAACTCGAACTCGTCGGTCTACATCATCACCCACACAGATTATCGTGGATTACCGTTGCGCATGTACCTTACCGCAACCGGCGCTGCGGGCGGGGTCGTGATTAATTCTGGCGAGCTTATCGCGCGGCTCAATATGCATAAAGTGGCCAGCGACGGAAACCCGAGAGATTTCACCTGGAATATTTATGCCAATAATAATGTCGTGGTACCAACGGGCGGTTGCGACGTGTCAGCCCGTGATGTCACGGTTACGCTTCCCGACTATCCGGGTTCCATGGCCGTGCCCGTCACGGTTCACTGCGCGCAAAATCAAAACCTTGCCTATTACCTGACGGGCACCACCGCCGATAGCGCCAATTCCATATTTCGCAATACCGCTTCCGCTTCGCCGGCACAGGGTATTGGCGTCCAGTTGACGCGTAACGGGACCGCCGTTCCGGCCAACAGCAATGTCTCACTGGGTACAGTGGGTACTTCGCCGGTGAATCTCGGGCTGACCGCCACCTACGCGCGCACCAGCGGCCAGGTAACGGCGGGTAACGTCCAGTCGATTATTGGGGTGACGTTTGTCTACCAGTAA
- a CDS encoding EAL domain-containing protein: MSTSKADIPQATTDYILSPCAMAAAGLARMVDDGCRHPVWLQPRVQSMLSISAPADVRQIVVFLPDDPWWLLFVLREAAWLLNQAKRPLPMVILSRSPAPWLWQTLLHQVGDRRLLAAVQAVSSDLPCRRLAALLQGGLVGYPGLQQLSAIEALARGKPPSGLSKIELNATLALLYGHSITSQAQIRGVSQKTLYNQRTSGLNKMVEYHPHLASRFPGSRSKRVTGQGMTALTPFEREFIHAIHSRQIFPVFQPIVDERLRLQGIEILSRWRKDGVVLPPGEFLPHIHSEYAWLLLTAFVLQEAVQNINRYQGEFYFSVNIPPCIAYHDNLARMMETAWQQLQNPQWANRLVLEFAETVDLQQQGKAVENMSNIQQQGFRIFLDDCFSHSSVMFPVRTARFSGYKLDMSIVNDFQRDPHALVLIKSLVYYCQLTQNRCIAEGVDSLEKFNQLKALGVDRFQGYLFSPPVTREHLGEIISRFLPDHATCRLAG; this comes from the coding sequence TTGTCTACCAGTAAAGCCGATATCCCGCAGGCGACGACAGACTACATCCTGTCGCCCTGCGCCATGGCGGCGGCGGGATTAGCCCGCATGGTCGACGACGGTTGCCGCCATCCGGTGTGGCTACAGCCGCGGGTGCAGAGCATGCTGTCGATATCTGCGCCAGCCGACGTCCGGCAAATTGTGGTTTTTCTGCCCGACGATCCCTGGTGGCTACTGTTCGTCCTGCGCGAAGCCGCCTGGTTACTCAACCAGGCCAAACGACCTTTGCCTATGGTGATCTTAAGCCGCAGCCCGGCGCCGTGGCTATGGCAAACCTTACTGCACCAGGTCGGCGACCGCCGCCTGCTGGCCGCCGTGCAGGCGGTCTCATCCGATCTACCGTGCCGCCGTCTGGCGGCATTGCTGCAAGGCGGCCTGGTCGGCTACCCCGGCCTGCAACAGCTTTCCGCCATTGAGGCGCTGGCGCGCGGCAAGCCGCCGTCGGGCTTAAGCAAAATCGAACTTAACGCCACCCTCGCCCTGCTGTATGGCCACAGCATCACCAGCCAGGCGCAGATCCGCGGCGTCAGTCAGAAAACGCTCTACAACCAAAGAACCTCAGGACTAAACAAGATGGTGGAGTATCATCCGCATCTGGCGAGCCGATTTCCGGGCAGCCGAAGCAAACGCGTAACAGGTCAGGGCATGACCGCGCTGACCCCCTTCGAACGTGAGTTTATCCATGCTATTCACAGCCGGCAGATCTTTCCGGTCTTTCAGCCGATTGTCGACGAGCGCTTACGCCTGCAGGGCATCGAGATCTTATCCCGCTGGCGCAAAGATGGCGTGGTACTGCCGCCGGGCGAATTTCTCCCGCATATTCACTCCGAATACGCCTGGCTATTACTGACCGCCTTTGTCCTGCAGGAAGCGGTGCAGAATATCAATCGCTATCAGGGCGAGTTCTATTTTTCGGTCAATATCCCTCCCTGCATCGCCTATCACGATAATCTTGCCCGTATGATGGAAACCGCCTGGCAACAGCTACAGAACCCGCAGTGGGCCAACCGGCTGGTGCTGGAATTTGCTGAAACCGTCGATTTACAGCAGCAAGGAAAAGCGGTGGAGAATATGAGTAATATTCAGCAGCAGGGCTTTCGCATCTTTCTCGACGACTGCTTCTCGCACAGCAGCGTGATGTTCCCGGTACGCACGGCGCGTTTTAGCGGCTACAAGCTGGATATGAGCATCGTCAATGATTTTCAGCGCGACCCGCACGCGCTGGTGTTGATTAAAAGCCTGGTCTACTACTGCCAGCTAACGCAGAACCGCTGCATCGCCGAGGGGGTAGATAGTCTGGAGAAATTTAATCAGCTAAAAGCGCTGGGAGTCGATCGTTTCCAGGGGTATCTGTTCTCACCACCGGTCACTCGCGAGCATCTGGGAGAGATCATTTCGCGATTTTTACCAGATCATGCCACCTGCCGGTTGGCCGGGTAA
- a CDS encoding GNAT family N-acetyltransferase, with the protein MEILEGHNKFYVNDAEGNQVAEIVFVPTGEHLSIIEHTDVDPSLKGQGVGKQLVAKVVEKMRQEQRKIIPLCPFAKHEFDNTREYDDIRA; encoded by the coding sequence ATGGAAATTCTGGAAGGCCATAACAAGTTCTACGTTAATGACGCCGAGGGAAACCAGGTGGCGGAAATTGTCTTTGTTCCAACCGGTGAACATCTGAGCATTATTGAGCATACCGATGTCGATCCCAGCCTGAAAGGCCAGGGCGTGGGTAAACAGCTGGTCGCGAAAGTGGTCGAAAAAATGCGCCAGGAACAGCGCAAAATCATTCCGCTGTGCCCGTTTGCCAAACACGAATTCGATAACACCCGCGAGTACGACGATATTCGCGCCTGA
- the yjdI gene encoding 4Fe-4S mono-cluster protein YjdI, with translation MDKELLEAGYRAYTGEKIDVYFNTDICQHSGNCVRGSAKLFNLKRKPWIIPDQVDVATVVKVIDTCPSGALKYRHK, from the coding sequence ATGGATAAGGAACTACTGGAAGCGGGCTACCGGGCCTATACCGGCGAGAAGATAGATGTCTATTTCAATACCGATATCTGTCAGCACTCGGGTAACTGCGTGCGCGGCAGCGCGAAGCTGTTCAATCTGAAACGTAAACCGTGGATCATCCCCGATCAGGTGGATGTGGCGACGGTGGTCAAAGTGATCGATACCTGTCCCAGCGGCGCATTGAAGTATCGCCACAAATAA
- a CDS encoding YtcA family lipoprotein — MKQIVKRARPALLLLLLAVSGCSLSPAIPVLGAAFPGWFFCFLGGALLLIPCHILIARKGWQARFSPLVLSYLALMFLFATILWFLLFAH; from the coding sequence TTGAAGCAAATTGTAAAACGGGCGCGCCCGGCATTGTTATTACTTCTTTTGGCGGTCTCCGGTTGCTCTTTATCCCCCGCCATACCGGTATTAGGCGCAGCATTCCCCGGCTGGTTCTTCTGCTTTTTAGGCGGCGCATTACTGCTGATCCCTTGTCATATCCTGATTGCCCGTAAAGGCTGGCAGGCGCGCTTTTCCCCGCTGGTATTAAGTTACCTGGCGTTAATGTTTCTATTTGCCACTATTCTGTGGTTTCTTCTTTTCGCACATTAA
- the mdtN gene encoding multidrug transporter subunit MdtN: MTQSSPSVLRKKWPLLALVLAAIVALIVVIWQLQTSPETNDAYVYADTIDVVPEVSGRIVEMPIRDNQRVKKGDLLFRIDPRPYQAMLDDAKSRLAALDAQIMLTQRTIKAQQYNAQSVSAAVERAKALVKQTTSTRIRLEPLVPQGFAAQEDLDQARTAEKAARAELEATLLQAKQADAAVTGIDAMVAQRAGIVAQIALAELHLEFTEVRAPFNGVVIALKTTVGQYASALKPVFTLLDNDHWYVIANFRETDLQNVRPGVPATVTVMTNHSRPFDGVVDSVGSGVLPEGGSVIGGLPVIQKSINWVHVSQRFPVKIAVKNPDPELFRMGASASAVLQAK; this comes from the coding sequence ATGACTCAATCCAGCCCAAGCGTTTTACGGAAAAAATGGCCCTTGTTGGCTCTCGTCCTCGCCGCCATTGTGGCGCTGATCGTGGTTATCTGGCAGTTACAGACTTCGCCGGAAACCAACGACGCCTACGTCTACGCCGACACCATCGACGTGGTGCCGGAAGTCAGCGGGCGAATCGTTGAAATGCCGATCCGCGATAACCAGCGGGTGAAGAAAGGCGATCTGCTGTTCCGCATCGATCCGCGCCCCTATCAGGCGATGCTGGACGATGCTAAATCACGGCTGGCGGCGCTTGATGCGCAGATTATGCTGACCCAACGCACCATCAAAGCCCAGCAGTATAACGCTCAGTCGGTGAGCGCCGCGGTAGAGCGGGCGAAGGCGCTGGTGAAACAGACTACCTCGACCCGTATCCGCCTGGAACCGCTGGTGCCGCAGGGATTCGCCGCGCAGGAAGATCTCGATCAGGCGCGCACCGCGGAAAAAGCCGCCCGCGCCGAACTGGAAGCTACGCTGCTGCAGGCTAAACAGGCTGATGCCGCGGTCACCGGCATCGATGCAATGGTCGCGCAGCGCGCCGGGATCGTCGCGCAAATCGCCCTGGCGGAACTGCACCTGGAGTTCACCGAAGTTCGCGCGCCGTTTAACGGCGTGGTTATCGCCCTGAAAACCACCGTCGGACAATATGCATCCGCCCTGAAACCGGTCTTCACGCTGCTGGATAACGACCACTGGTATGTGATTGCGAACTTCCGCGAAACCGATCTGCAAAACGTTCGGCCTGGCGTGCCGGCAACCGTGACGGTGATGACCAACCACAGCCGCCCCTTTGACGGCGTCGTCGATTCCGTTGGTTCAGGCGTACTGCCGGAGGGCGGTAGCGTCATTGGCGGGCTGCCGGTGATTCAGAAGAGCATCAACTGGGTACATGTGTCGCAGCGCTTCCCGGTTAAAATCGCGGTGAAAAATCCCGACCCGGAACTGTTCCGCATGGGCGCCTCCGCCAGCGCCGTGCTGCAGGCGAAATAA